The following proteins are co-located in the Dromiciops gliroides isolate mDroGli1 chromosome 2, mDroGli1.pri, whole genome shotgun sequence genome:
- the NAPB gene encoding beta-soluble NSF attachment protein isoform X2: protein MILLQVLWMREMLTKRLIHKGRFTIAAKHHITIAEIYETELVDIEKAIAHYEQSADYYKGEESNSSANKCLLKVAAYAAQLEQYQKAIEIYEQVGANTMDNPLLKYSAKDYFFKAALCHFIVDELNAKLALEKYEEMFPAFTDSRECKLLKKLLEAHEEQNSEAYTEAVKEFDSISRLDQWLTTMLLRIKKSIQGDGEVDGDLK, encoded by the exons ATGATTCTGCTACAAGTTTTGTGGATGCGGGAAATGCTTACAAAAAGGCTGATCCACAAG GGAAGATTTACAATCGCAGCCAAGCATCACATTACTATTGCTGAGATATATGAAACTGAGCTGGTAGATATTGAAAAG GCTATTGCACATTATGAGCAATCAGCTGATTATTATAAAGGAGAAGAATCAAAcag TTCAGCCAATAAGTGTCTTCTGAAGGTGGCAGCATATGCTGCTCAACTAGAACAGTACCAGAAAGCAATTGAAATCTATGAGCAG GTTGGAGCAAACACTATGGACAATCCTTTGTTGAAGTACAGTGCAAAAGATTACTTCTTTAAAGCAGCCCTTTGTCACTTCATAGTTGATGAATTGAATGCCAAG CTTGCTCTTGAAAAGTATGAAGAAATGTTTCCAGCATTTACTGACTCAAGGGAATGTAAATTATTAAAA AAACTGCTAGAAGCTCATGAAGAACAGAACAGTGAAGCTTATACTGAAGCA GTTAAAGAATTTGATTCAATATCTCGCTTGGATCAGTGGCTTACTACTATGTTACTTCGTATCAAAAAGTCAATTCAAGGGGATGGAGAAGTGGATGGAGATCTGAAGTGA